From Tripterygium wilfordii isolate XIE 37 chromosome 13, ASM1340144v1, whole genome shotgun sequence, the proteins below share one genomic window:
- the LOC120013430 gene encoding protein FMP32, mitochondrial-like: MAAAVACKRVGQFGTSSGIGFCRFRGFAAADVMDKSSYDPLAARLSFPGVSVLQHRQISQLSNSNGSRLFLVDTLALVRRLESQGLPTKQAEAITAALTEVLNDSLENVSHSFVSKGEMQKIEMIQEANLSKFKSEVQSLQKHHFSLLQHEAEKLQNDIEKLRNEFRYEIDKVTAGQRLDWNLERGKIRDELTNQSAQTSNLTNKLDREIHALRAQVEAAKYEVIKYCIGTLVSISAVGLAIVRIIM, encoded by the exons atgGCCGCTGCTGTGGCATGTAAGCGGGTGGGGCAATTTGGAACCAGTTCAGGGATTGGATTTTGTAGATTTAGAGGATTTGCTGCTGCGGACGTGATGGATAAGTCCTCTTATGATCCCTTAGCGGCTCGATTATCATTTCCTGGGGTTTCAGTTTTGCAACACAGACAGATTTCTCAGCTCTCCAATTCTAATGGAAGTCGGTTGTTTCTTGTTGACACTCTAGCATTG GTTAGGAGATTAGAGTCACAGGGTCTGCCCACTAAGCAAGCTGAGGCCATAACTGCTGCCCTAACTGAAGTTTTGAATGATAGCTTGGAGAATGTCTCTCACTCATTCGTTTCAAAGGGAGAGATGCAGAAA ATTGAAATGATTCAAGAAGCTAATTTGTCCAAATTCAAATCTGAAGTCCAAAGCTTGCAG AAACACCATTTTTCTTTGTTGCAACATGAGGCCGAAAAACTTCAGAATGATATAGAAAAGTTACGCAATGAATTCAG GTATGAAATTGACAAAGTGACTGCAGGACAACGATTAGATTGGAATCTTGAAAGAGG GAAAATTAGAGATGAGCTAACAAACCAGAGTGCTCAAACCTCTAACCTCACTAACAAACTTGATCGG GAAATTCATGCTTTGAGAGCTCAAGTGGAGGCCGCAAAGTACGAGGTGATTAAGTATTGCATAGGTACTCTTGTTTCAATCTCTGCTGTTGGTCTTGCCATAGTCCGCATAATTATGTGA